A window of Thermosynechococcus sp. NK55a contains these coding sequences:
- a CDS encoding glycosyltransferase family 4 protein yields the protein MALHIAWLGKKSPPCGNVTYSREITNGLLDRGYQVSFLHFAQEDEQEAEREGEMPDVTLPCLYKSQVYTLPSLRANKVLVESLKKLKPDIVHASLTLSPLDFFLPDICEELKIPLVATFHPAYSEKYRTLTAGTALMTYQLYAPFLARYDRVIVFSQSQKELLIRLGVGAETLRVIPNGVDTRKYTPGPSTAKEDFKARYLYVYQGRMAIEKNVEALLRAWCAAEMPSDCKLLMVGGGALMTSLMANYGPEQNILWLGSIINDQERLQILRGCDVFILPSQIEGLSLSLLEAMACGLACLATDVGADGEVLTGAGIVLNPQYVKTQLQALLPIFYQHPEMIRLLGDKARQRVLQRYSLSHNLDRLEACYQEVMTSYSLVRPAAKVKS from the coding sequence GTGGCTTTACATATCGCGTGGCTTGGCAAAAAATCTCCCCCCTGTGGCAATGTCACCTATAGTCGTGAAATTACCAATGGCCTATTGGATCGCGGTTATCAGGTGAGCTTTCTGCATTTTGCCCAAGAGGATGAGCAGGAAGCCGAGCGCGAAGGTGAGATGCCAGATGTAACGCTCCCTTGCCTCTATAAATCGCAAGTCTATACCCTGCCCTCCCTGCGAGCCAACAAAGTTCTGGTTGAATCCCTCAAGAAACTTAAACCCGATATTGTCCACGCCTCATTGACCCTGTCCCCCCTCGATTTCTTTCTTCCCGACATCTGCGAAGAGTTAAAGATTCCCCTAGTTGCCACATTTCATCCTGCCTATAGCGAAAAGTATCGTACCCTAACGGCGGGCACCGCCTTGATGACTTACCAGCTCTATGCCCCCTTTTTAGCTCGCTATGACCGCGTGATTGTCTTTTCTCAATCGCAAAAGGAACTGCTAATTCGTCTTGGGGTCGGTGCTGAGACCCTGCGAGTGATTCCCAATGGGGTGGATACGCGCAAATATACCCCAGGACCTTCTACGGCCAAAGAGGACTTTAAAGCGCGCTACCTCTATGTCTACCAAGGGCGGATGGCCATTGAGAAAAATGTTGAAGCGCTCCTGCGCGCTTGGTGCGCAGCAGAAATGCCCTCGGATTGTAAGTTGCTGATGGTGGGGGGTGGTGCGCTGATGACCTCACTGATGGCGAATTATGGCCCGGAGCAAAATATTCTCTGGCTTGGCTCGATTATCAATGATCAAGAGCGGCTGCAAATTTTACGTGGCTGTGATGTCTTCATCCTGCCCTCACAAATTGAGGGGTTATCCCTTTCGCTGCTAGAGGCAATGGCCTGTGGCTTGGCCTGCCTGGCCACTGATGTCGGTGCTGATGGTGAAGTGTTAACCGGTGCCGGCATTGTCTTGAATCCCCAGTATGTGAAAACGCAGTTGCAAGCGCTGCTGCCCATTTTTTATCAACATCCGGAAATGATTCGCCTCCTGGGGGACAAAGCCCGTCAACGCGTGCTGCAGCGCTATAGCCTTAGTCACAACTTGGATCGCCTAGAGGCCTGTTATCAGGAAGTGATGACCTCCTATTCTTTGGTGCGACCGGCGGCGAAGGTGAAAAGCTAG
- the prmA gene encoding 50S ribosomal protein L11 methyltransferase, translated as MVQRWWEITVTCQAEAEELVYWRLQSFGCQGTATQLQQGRVLIQGYVPQQQVTLLDIAALGVWIEQDVVAQGYLSPKLHWQLVNEQDWAHSWQAYWHPIAVGDRLLICPAWEMPPRDNTRLVIKLDPGMAFGTGTHETTQLCLEALEMQLDQTFEPLPPTVIADIGCGSGILAIASLSLGAQKAYAVDTSDLAVTATQRNAELNGIGADQLIVRQGSWEQVLELVDGVVCNILAPVIIEILPHLPAIVKPKGWGIFSGILLDQADRVAEQLKQQGWSLGSVWRRNEWCCLNARFEHLPD; from the coding sequence GTGGTGCAGCGTTGGTGGGAAATTACCGTCACTTGCCAAGCTGAGGCGGAAGAGCTGGTCTATTGGCGCCTTCAATCCTTTGGCTGTCAAGGAACGGCAACTCAACTACAGCAGGGACGGGTGTTGATCCAAGGCTATGTGCCGCAGCAGCAGGTGACCTTACTGGACATTGCTGCCCTAGGGGTTTGGATTGAGCAGGATGTGGTGGCGCAGGGCTATCTCTCGCCAAAACTCCACTGGCAATTGGTGAACGAGCAGGATTGGGCCCATAGCTGGCAAGCCTATTGGCATCCGATAGCCGTGGGCGATCGCCTCCTGATTTGTCCCGCTTGGGAAATGCCGCCCCGCGATAACACGCGCTTGGTGATCAAACTGGATCCCGGCATGGCCTTTGGCACAGGCACCCACGAAACCACCCAGCTTTGCCTTGAAGCCCTAGAGATGCAGTTGGATCAGACCTTTGAGCCGCTGCCGCCTACGGTGATTGCTGATATTGGCTGTGGTAGCGGTATTCTGGCGATCGCCAGCCTCTCGCTGGGGGCACAAAAAGCCTATGCCGTGGATACCTCGGATCTTGCTGTCACCGCCACTCAACGGAATGCAGAACTGAATGGCATTGGAGCCGACCAGTTGATTGTCCGCCAAGGCAGTTGGGAGCAAGTTCTCGAACTCGTTGATGGGGTCGTCTGTAACATTTTGGCACCCGTGATTATTGAGATTCTGCCCCACTTGCCCGCAATTGTGAAACCCAAGGGCTGGGGTATCTTTAGTGGCATTCTCTTGGATCAAGCAGATCGTGTTGCAGAACAACTGAAACAGCAGGGCTGGAGCTTGGGCAGTGTCTGGCGACGGAACGAGTGGTGTTGTCTCAATGCGCGCTTTGAGCATTTGCCCGACTAA
- the serA gene encoding phosphoglycerate dehydrogenase has translation MPKVLVSDPIEQVGLDLLAQVAQVDVKIGLSEEELIKIIPEYDALMIRSGTKVTKDVIEAANQLKIIGRAGVGVDNVDVPAATRKGIMVVNSPEGNTIAAAEHTLAMMLSLARHIPDANAAVKAGQWDRKRFTGVEIYKKTLGIIGLGKIGSHVATVARAMGMKLLAYDPYLSTERAEQLGCRLVELDVLFAESDFITLHLPKTPETQHLINAKTIAKMKPTARIINCARGGIIDEAALVEALKSGRLAGAALDVFENEPLEADSPLRSLGMEAILTPHLGASTEEAQVNVAIDVAEQIRDVLLGLPARSAVNIPGLRPDVLEKLAPYMQLAETLGNLVGQLAGGRVESLEVRLQGELATNDSQPIVIAALKGLLSPALRERVNYVNAGLEAKERGIRVVETRDESQRDYAGSLTLIAKSPSVTRSVSGALLSHNELRITSIDDFPISVAPTRYMLLTLHRDMPGIIGKIGTQLGSFNVNIASMQVGRKMVRGNAVMVISLDDPLPEGLLEEILKVPGIRDAYIVNL, from the coding sequence ATGCCCAAAGTTCTGGTTTCCGATCCCATTGAACAGGTGGGGCTTGATTTGCTTGCCCAAGTGGCACAAGTAGATGTCAAAATCGGCCTCTCAGAGGAAGAATTGATCAAAATTATTCCCGAATACGATGCCCTCATGATTCGATCGGGAACCAAGGTCACGAAAGATGTGATTGAGGCTGCCAACCAACTGAAAATTATTGGCCGTGCTGGGGTAGGTGTAGATAACGTCGATGTGCCTGCCGCCACTCGCAAAGGGATCATGGTGGTCAACTCTCCGGAGGGCAACACCATTGCTGCTGCGGAGCACACCTTAGCGATGATGCTCTCCCTTGCCCGTCATATTCCCGATGCGAATGCTGCAGTTAAAGCGGGTCAGTGGGATCGCAAACGCTTCACAGGGGTCGAAATTTACAAGAAAACCCTTGGCATTATTGGCTTGGGTAAAATTGGCTCCCATGTAGCCACGGTTGCCCGGGCCATGGGGATGAAACTCCTTGCCTATGACCCCTATCTTTCAACGGAGCGAGCTGAACAACTGGGCTGCCGCCTTGTGGAGTTGGACGTTCTCTTTGCGGAGTCAGACTTTATTACACTGCACTTGCCGAAAACTCCCGAAACGCAGCATTTAATTAACGCCAAAACCATTGCCAAGATGAAACCGACGGCTCGCATTATTAACTGTGCGCGGGGCGGCATCATTGATGAGGCAGCCCTTGTGGAAGCGCTCAAGAGTGGTAGGCTGGCGGGGGCTGCCCTCGATGTCTTTGAAAATGAACCCCTTGAGGCCGATTCTCCCCTGCGGAGTCTGGGAATGGAAGCTATCTTGACTCCCCACTTGGGGGCTTCCACTGAAGAAGCACAGGTGAATGTGGCTATTGATGTTGCTGAGCAAATTCGCGATGTCCTCCTGGGATTGCCGGCGCGATCGGCGGTGAATATTCCCGGCCTGCGCCCAGATGTCCTAGAAAAACTAGCCCCCTATATGCAGTTGGCAGAAACCCTTGGTAACTTGGTGGGGCAGTTGGCTGGTGGCCGGGTCGAGTCTCTGGAAGTCCGTTTGCAAGGAGAACTGGCCACTAATGACAGTCAACCCATTGTGATTGCTGCGCTGAAGGGGTTGCTCTCCCCAGCCTTGCGGGAGCGGGTCAACTATGTCAATGCTGGGTTAGAAGCCAAGGAGCGGGGAATTCGCGTAGTTGAGACTCGCGATGAATCGCAGCGCGACTATGCTGGCTCCCTGACGTTGATTGCCAAAAGCCCATCGGTGACGCGCTCGGTGTCTGGAGCTTTGCTCTCCCACAATGAATTGCGCATCACCAGTATTGATGACTTTCCCATTAGTGTGGCGCCAACCCGTTATATGCTGCTGACACTGCACCGCGATATGCCCGGCATTATTGGGAAGATTGGCACCCAGTTGGGGAGTTTCAATGTCAACATTGCCAGTATGCAGGTGGGACGCAAGATGGTGCGCGGCAATGCGGTGATGGTGATTAGCTTGGACGATCCCCTACCCGAAGGACTCTTGGAGGAAATCCTCAAGGTCCCCGGTATTCGTGATGCCTATATCGTGAATTTGTAG